A single genomic interval of Microbulbifer variabilis harbors:
- a CDS encoding RNA polymerase sigma factor, whose translation MDNFYQKDISAWVDKYRPGLKRYFSSRVASADVDDLVQEVFAQLHWHLNQSDIEIENPRNYIYTVAKNLLVSHSRYHKSRCRAFHESLSLDYEIPDVITPERTVIGMQDCRCVLKAILGLPPRAGAAFKFHRFEGLTYQDIAERMGISKESVKELIQRALIRVRRAVEEVS comes from the coding sequence ATGGATAATTTTTATCAAAAAGATATTTCAGCTTGGGTGGATAAGTATCGCCCAGGATTAAAACGATACTTTTCTTCTCGAGTAGCTTCAGCTGATGTTGATGACTTAGTGCAAGAGGTTTTTGCTCAATTACACTGGCACCTTAATCAGTCCGATATAGAGATAGAAAATCCAAGAAACTATATCTATACGGTAGCTAAAAATCTGTTGGTTAGTCACAGTCGGTACCACAAGTCTCGATGTCGAGCCTTCCATGAGTCACTTTCCCTTGATTATGAAATTCCCGATGTTATTACACCGGAGCGTACAGTAATAGGTATGCAGGATTGTCGGTGCGTCTTAAAAGCAATTCTGGGGCTGCCACCACGTGCAGGGGCGGCATTTAAATTTCACCGTTTTGAGGGGTTGACTTATCAGGATATTGCCGAACGCATGGGGATCTCCAAGGAATCTGTAAAGGAACTTATCCAGCGCGCATTAATTCGGGTTAGGCGGGCAGTGGAGGAGGTTTCATAA
- a CDS encoding alpha/beta hydrolase produces MSFTFNLHFLKVFLLLSFLVGTTTTHAKSPANEEAFTFTTWNKQTADGYKGFFEAIENRNNPESRSLKLHYVRFPATGKKPGPPIIYLAGGPGGSGIMAVNYRFDMFMALREYGDVIALDQRGTGRSNDLPHCESRQVVPALKKTTDSQYIEYHREALRECLAFWHQKGVDLAGYNTLENARDLEALQQHLGVEKIVLWGTSYGSHLALAAIREIEGSIDRVILSSAEGLDQTVKLPARTGSYLDRLQLALDQQPTAKAAYPDIKVLIDRVHTKLERAPVKIQIPQREGHTLDYLLQRRDMQQIASAFIADPKSVAHLLGFYRALDLGHVPAFDRVPRRYFPDGFLSPGSPISLSAMTTAIDIASGISTQRKSEVKEQAKTALLSDYLNFSYHYDGLAEQLDLGDAFRSNPHSNIPILLFSGTLDGRTYIESQHEAMAGLSNATLVTVENAGHNLFMASPAIQDTINSFMEGRPIEKTTLTVDLPDFSPQ; encoded by the coding sequence ATGAGTTTTACTTTCAATCTCCATTTTTTAAAGGTCTTTCTACTTTTAAGTTTCCTTGTTGGTACAACAACCACCCATGCCAAATCTCCTGCTAATGAAGAGGCATTTACTTTCACGACCTGGAATAAGCAGACTGCAGACGGCTATAAGGGCTTCTTTGAGGCAATAGAGAATCGTAATAATCCAGAAAGCCGCTCGCTGAAACTTCACTATGTACGCTTTCCGGCAACCGGAAAAAAGCCGGGCCCGCCGATTATTTATCTTGCCGGTGGCCCTGGTGGATCGGGCATCATGGCCGTCAACTATCGTTTTGATATGTTTATGGCTTTGAGGGAGTACGGCGATGTGATCGCCCTGGACCAGCGTGGCACCGGCCGCTCCAACGATCTGCCTCACTGTGAATCTCGGCAGGTTGTTCCCGCCCTGAAAAAAACAACTGATAGCCAATACATCGAATATCATCGCGAAGCTCTGCGTGAATGCCTAGCATTCTGGCATCAAAAGGGGGTCGATCTAGCCGGTTACAACACCCTGGAAAACGCTCGCGACCTGGAGGCCCTGCAACAACATCTGGGGGTAGAGAAGATTGTGTTATGGGGCACTTCTTACGGCAGCCATCTTGCTCTAGCGGCAATAAGGGAGATAGAAGGCTCTATAGACAGAGTGATCCTTTCCAGTGCTGAGGGCTTGGATCAGACTGTTAAATTACCCGCGCGAACGGGTTCTTATTTAGATCGACTGCAACTCGCCCTGGACCAGCAACCCACAGCCAAAGCGGCCTACCCTGACATCAAGGTTCTTATCGATAGAGTGCACACAAAGCTGGAGCGAGCCCCAGTCAAAATCCAGATCCCTCAGCGGGAAGGCCACACTCTGGATTACCTGCTTCAGCGTAGAGACATGCAACAAATTGCCTCCGCTTTTATTGCCGACCCCAAAAGTGTCGCCCACTTGTTAGGCTTCTATCGAGCTCTTGATTTGGGGCATGTTCCGGCTTTCGATCGAGTTCCCAGACGCTACTTCCCCGATGGATTCTTGAGTCCAGGCTCTCCAATTTCCCTGAGTGCCATGACAACGGCAATAGATATAGCCTCAGGTATAAGCACACAGCGAAAGTCTGAAGTGAAGGAGCAAGCAAAAACCGCCCTGTTAAGTGACTATCTCAACTTTTCCTATCACTACGATGGCTTGGCTGAGCAGTTGGACCTGGGTGATGCTTTTCGCAGCAACCCCCATAGCAATATTCCCATTTTGCTATTCAGTGGCACTCTTGATGGCAGAACTTACATAGAGAGCCAGCATGAGGCAATGGCAGGACTTAGCAATGCCACACTGGTAACAGTAGAAAATGCCGGTCACAATTTATTTATGGCATCCCCAGCGATACAAGACACCATCAACTCGTTCATGGAGGGGCGCCCAATCGAAAAAACCACTCTTACGGTGGATTTACCAGATTTTTCACCACAATAA
- a CDS encoding PaaI family thioesterase, producing MTNITDEVHRGAICDLRALQQPGLQTFKRYIRGSLPGPPFWRLTGMQPTEAGLGKATYSMPITPWLADGTGVYWGGIYAMFADAPLASAIWTTLPAGKVLSTSELNMCFIRPITSNTQNIVGRATTVHSGSQVGLSSIQINDQDGRTLAYGSTRCLIADFPVNPDQELPLPDLGPTDPPDPYLRPPPKPYFCDMGHLPEQVPIELQRTTINEGRIHPVWLLTGYRAIEIENGRCISTMPSSPWFSNGTLSIYGGLLAWAADFTMGAAVYSTLPAGSIFATLDMHIRFARPAKLNSGDLILEAQVLHRGRQLRVSSCNIDTPSGKRVAIATGSALMIPGGAQMLSDGKEPDEIIATATSGKPWTP from the coding sequence ATGACCAATATCACCGACGAAGTTCATCGTGGTGCCATCTGCGACCTGCGAGCGTTGCAACAACCCGGTCTACAGACTTTCAAACGATATATTCGTGGAAGCTTGCCGGGACCGCCCTTTTGGCGGCTCACAGGTATGCAGCCAACGGAAGCAGGGTTGGGCAAAGCCACTTACTCAATGCCCATCACTCCCTGGCTGGCAGACGGCACCGGGGTCTACTGGGGTGGTATTTACGCGATGTTCGCCGACGCGCCCCTCGCCTCTGCAATTTGGACGACTCTCCCGGCCGGTAAAGTACTTAGCACTTCTGAGTTGAATATGTGTTTTATCCGGCCAATTACCAGCAATACTCAGAATATTGTTGGCCGGGCCACGACTGTGCATTCCGGTAGCCAGGTGGGGCTCTCCAGCATTCAGATCAACGATCAAGATGGCAGAACCCTCGCCTATGGAAGTACCCGCTGCCTAATTGCAGACTTCCCAGTCAACCCCGATCAGGAGCTACCTCTGCCAGACCTGGGACCAACCGATCCCCCAGACCCCTATCTCAGACCGCCACCTAAGCCCTATTTCTGTGATATGGGGCATCTGCCGGAACAGGTACCTATTGAGCTTCAGCGAACTACCATCAATGAGGGCCGCATTCACCCCGTATGGTTGCTCACCGGTTACCGCGCCATCGAAATCGAGAACGGCCGCTGTATTTCTACCATGCCCTCATCCCCCTGGTTCTCTAACGGCACCCTGTCTATCTACGGGGGGCTGCTGGCCTGGGCGGCGGACTTCACTATGGGGGCGGCCGTATATTCCACCTTACCGGCGGGCAGTATATTTGCCACCTTAGATATGCATATCCGCTTTGCCAGACCGGCCAAGCTCAACAGTGGGGACCTGATCCTCGAGGCGCAAGTTCTTCACCGCGGCCGCCAGCTACGGGTTTCCTCTTGTAATATCGATACCCCCAGCGGCAAACGCGTGGCAATTGCCACGGGCTCAGCACTAATGATTCCAGGGGGTGCACAAATGTTGAGCGATGGTAAAGAGCCCGATGAGATCATTGCTACCGCTACCTCTGGTAAACCCTGGACCCCTTAA
- a CDS encoding DUF2058 domain-containing protein, whose product MASLQDQLLQAGLVDKKKAKQIGKEKRKQQKVAKKSSQPQVDETKLAAQQARADKAARDRALNAERDAAAQQKAIAAQIKQLVNNNRQPYSGETAYNFTFDKKIKTIYVSEILRDHLIAGRLVIVAQGEQFELVPRVIADKIAERNTEIIVKPTETSTSVDEDDPYADFQIPDDLMW is encoded by the coding sequence ATGGCCTCACTGCAAGACCAGCTGTTACAAGCAGGACTCGTCGACAAGAAAAAAGCCAAACAGATCGGTAAGGAAAAGCGCAAGCAACAGAAAGTTGCAAAGAAATCTTCACAACCACAGGTAGATGAAACAAAGTTAGCCGCGCAGCAAGCGCGTGCGGATAAGGCTGCACGGGATCGCGCCCTGAATGCCGAACGTGACGCTGCGGCTCAACAGAAGGCCATCGCAGCACAAATCAAGCAGCTGGTGAACAACAACCGCCAGCCCTACTCAGGTGAAACCGCCTATAACTTTACCTTTGATAAAAAAATCAAAACTATCTATGTCAGCGAAATCCTGCGGGATCATCTCATTGCCGGCCGGTTGGTGATTGTCGCCCAGGGTGAACAGTTTGAACTGGTACCCAGAGTGATCGCCGACAAAATTGCCGAGCGCAATACCGAAATCATTGTCAAACCTACCGAAACTTCGACCTCGGTGGACGAAGACGACCCCTACGCCGACTTCCAGATCCCCGACGACCTGATGTGGTAA
- a CDS encoding DUF1415 domain-containing protein has product MEQQVTQTVEQWLTDVVVGLNLCPFARKPLRAGQIRYKVCKANNEDALLADLLAELQRLDSTPENELLTTLLIIPNYLKDFADYNQFLDQAEWLLKRNHYEGIYQLASFHPDYQFAGTAPEDAENLTNRAPYPILHLLREENLAKMIDLYPNPEAIPENNIQRVESLTQEEKLKLFPYLFQQLKK; this is encoded by the coding sequence ATGGAGCAACAAGTTACACAGACAGTGGAACAATGGCTCACCGATGTTGTGGTGGGCCTAAACCTCTGCCCTTTTGCGCGCAAACCACTACGCGCAGGCCAGATTCGTTATAAGGTCTGTAAGGCAAACAACGAGGATGCTTTACTGGCAGACCTCCTTGCTGAGCTTCAACGACTCGACAGTACGCCGGAAAACGAACTCCTGACTACCCTGCTGATTATTCCAAATTACCTAAAGGATTTTGCTGACTACAATCAATTCCTCGATCAGGCCGAATGGCTACTGAAGCGCAACCATTACGAAGGTATCTATCAGCTGGCCAGCTTCCACCCGGACTATCAATTCGCAGGTACTGCCCCAGAGGATGCCGAGAACCTCACCAATCGGGCACCCTACCCGATTTTGCACCTGCTGCGGGAAGAAAACCTAGCCAAAATGATTGATCTTTACCCAAATCCGGAAGCTATTCCGGAAAATAATATCCAACGGGTAGAGTCTCTTACTCAGGAGGAGAAGCTAAAACTCTTTCCTTACCTTTTCCAGCAGCTGAAAAAATAA
- a CDS encoding DUF99 family protein gives MKPIAELVRLKKKLRIIGFDDAPFQKERGSPVNISGIICTDTRFEGMLWGEVQKDGMDATEVITQILQSSKFYPQINVVLIDGVAVGGFNIIDLPKLAESLKRPCIAVMRKPPDMSAINKALKNFPDYSLRREILLKAGKVYSHRNFYFQVQGCVPNIAAQILEQATDNGNVPEALRLAHMIGAAVMTGQSGNRA, from the coding sequence ATGAAGCCCATCGCAGAACTTGTTCGCCTAAAGAAGAAACTCCGCATTATTGGCTTTGACGATGCCCCTTTCCAAAAAGAGCGGGGCTCACCTGTAAACATCAGCGGGATAATATGTACCGATACCCGCTTTGAAGGCATGCTCTGGGGTGAGGTACAAAAAGACGGCATGGATGCTACTGAAGTTATCACGCAAATATTGCAAAGCAGCAAGTTTTACCCCCAGATTAATGTGGTACTGATTGATGGCGTCGCCGTTGGAGGCTTTAATATCATAGATCTCCCCAAACTGGCTGAATCCTTGAAGCGCCCCTGTATCGCGGTAATGCGTAAACCACCGGATATGTCAGCCATTAATAAAGCCCTGAAAAACTTCCCTGACTATTCACTGCGCAGGGAGATTCTACTTAAAGCAGGCAAGGTTTACTCTCACCGTAATTTTTACTTTCAGGTACAGGGCTGTGTCCCGAACATTGCCGCCCAGATACTTGAGCAAGCTACTGATAACGGCAATGTGCCTGAAGCCCTGCGTTTAGCGCATATGATAGGCGCAGCAGTAATGACTGGACAAAGTGGGAACAGAGCCTGA
- a CDS encoding 6-carboxytetrahydropterin synthase has translation MPQYFNITYCLDLNITKKVNYAYIEDNKLEEGFVGYRYRVECTCRAKYQDPPTDMSFLKKIFKAEIQDLCDHATIIDYQDPFLKEIINSIEYMGIIHQQQKKAQFIQASSKIGKLCITPFKPSSENLAKAWHGAIHQRVAANSSDLDINFEKIKVWETNNWYTEFSVDL, from the coding sequence ATGCCTCAATACTTCAATATCACTTACTGCCTTGACCTCAATATCACCAAGAAAGTAAATTACGCCTATATAGAGGATAATAAGCTGGAAGAAGGCTTTGTTGGTTACAGGTATCGAGTGGAATGTACATGCAGAGCAAAATACCAAGATCCTCCCACCGACATGTCATTCCTGAAAAAAATATTTAAAGCTGAGATTCAGGATCTCTGCGATCATGCTACGATTATTGATTATCAAGACCCCTTTTTAAAGGAAATTATTAACTCCATAGAATACATGGGCATAATCCATCAACAACAAAAAAAGGCACAATTTATTCAAGCGAGCTCCAAAATTGGGAAATTGTGTATAACACCCTTTAAACCAAGCTCCGAAAACCTCGCTAAAGCTTGGCATGGTGCCATTCATCAAAGAGTTGCCGCCAATAGCTCAGACCTAGATATTAATTTCGAAAAGATCAAAGTCTGGGAAACCAACAATTGGTATACAGAGTTCTCTGTAGATCTGTAA
- a CDS encoding hotdog fold domain-containing protein: MEYQSSKSAVLQLWKKFGGSAFGRWTVSKVVAFKAPYFRSIKPCFAEVSPGRVEVLLKKRWGVTNHIGTVHAIAMCNAAELAGGVCLDVSLDRRFRWIPVGMEVKYLKMAKTNLRAVCEYPDFASIQVGDVVMPVGVFDTNGEEVFHADITMRVSQRPTNK, translated from the coding sequence ATGGAGTATCAGTCCTCGAAGAGTGCAGTTTTGCAGCTTTGGAAGAAGTTTGGTGGTTCGGCGTTTGGGCGTTGGACAGTTTCGAAGGTGGTCGCTTTCAAAGCACCTTACTTTAGGTCTATTAAGCCCTGCTTTGCTGAGGTATCACCGGGGCGTGTAGAAGTATTGCTGAAGAAACGTTGGGGAGTGACAAACCATATAGGCACAGTGCATGCGATAGCGATGTGTAATGCTGCCGAACTAGCCGGTGGGGTCTGTTTGGATGTTTCTCTGGATCGCCGCTTTCGTTGGATACCCGTGGGGATGGAAGTTAAGTACCTGAAAATGGCAAAAACCAACCTGCGTGCGGTTTGTGAGTATCCAGATTTTGCATCTATTCAGGTTGGTGATGTGGTTATGCCCGTGGGTGTCTTCGATACTAACGGTGAGGAAGTGTTTCACGCGGACATCACCATGCGTGTATCTCAGCGCCCCACAAACAAGTAA